The following is a genomic window from Pedobacter sp. KBS0701.
AAACAGGTATGTCTATATTTTCAACACCTCCGTTTTCACCAGTCCCTTACTATTACTTAAACAGTTTAAGGATTAATATTATCCTTTTTAGGTTTTGGTTTTGTTTCTACAATTTCTGCAACGGCTACCACTTCTTTACGTGCCTGAGGATCCATTAATTCCATCAGTTTCAAGCCCAACAGACCATCCATCGCTGATCCTCCATGATTACCACCATTACCGCCAATCAGTACATCAGGAATCAGTTTCACATTACCTTTCGATAACTCTTCAGTAATTTTGTAACGGGTAAAGTTTTCACCGCCCAAAGCTTTCACAGCAAGTTCGTAAGCTTCGGCAGTTGATTTACCTACGGCTAAGATTTTACCTGCTTCTGCACTACCAGTTAACGAAATCTGTTCAGCCTCTGCTGATGCCCTTAATTTAATCGCCTCTGAATCTGCTTGGGCTCTAGCTTTGGTGGCTTCTGCCTCAGCATGCGCTCTCATTTTAGTGGCCTCAGCCTCTGCTCCTACAGCAAGTTTTACACCAGCGGCATCACCTTCCGATTTTTTCACGGTTGCACTTGCGGTACGTTCCGCAATCTCTACACTTTGTTGAGCTTTCACAATATCTTTCTGCATATCTGCGATGGCCGTTTCTTTCTCCATCCCCTGACGGGTTTCCTGTGCCTGTTTTTGGGTTTCGTAAGTCACCTTTTGCTCTTCTGCAATTTTACGGTCGGTTAAAGTTTTCATTAACGATTCTGGCGGAACAATATCACCAATCAGCGTATCAACCGCATTTACATTATATTCATCAAGCACTTTTCGGATATGTTCTTTAGCCGATTCCTGACGTTCTTTACGAGTGCTCAGGAAAGCAATTACGTCGCTTCCCTGGGCTGAGTTACGGAAATAGTTACCAATAGTAGGCTCTAAAACCTGCGAAACCAAATTCACCATATTCCCAAAACGGGCAATTACTTTTGGTGCCTCAGTTGTGGGTACATGGATAATCTGCGCAACATCCAAATTAAACGGGAAACCATCTCTTGAACGTACGGTAATAGTCGACAGATTTTTATCCAGGTTGTGCGCCTCACTACGTGCCGATGCCCAGTTGAGCACCAGGTTGGTTGTCGGCACCAGCTCTACCTTCATAATGTATTTGTTAATCGGATACTTACCAGGACCAAGCGGCTCTAACCAAACCCCTTTCGATCCTTTTGCAACAATATTACCATGTTTGAAATCGACACCCGTTAAATCATCACCCTCTTTACCAATAAACGAAATCACCACACCTACATAACCGATGGCAATTTCGGTCATTGGTATTTCTTCTAACTGGATAGCCCAGGGGTTTAAATTGTAAGAACCAGCCAGAATTACCTGCGGTTGCAAACCACGGTTCCCGCCCATTTTAATAAAGGCATCAAAATCCTGAAAATTGTTATGTCCTTCTACCAGTTTACCCGCGATCTGATTGGCCTCAATTGGCAGCCCATCTAAAGTGGTCACAATACCTACCATACTTTCCTGAATACGGATCATATCAGTAACGGAAACCTGAAACAACATGGTATTGATACGATAGGAACCCGAAGTGATATAAGAGGTCTGCCGGCCTCTCTGACCGCCATTTTCGAGGAATTTCACGGCGTCCTGAAAATTATCAGATTCTACTTTTTGCCCGAGGATATTCCCTGTTGGGATTTCCGAACCATCTTTTGCCATTATCAGCCCGATTTTCCCTTCAGGGATGATGGTAAATTGTTCCATGGTTACACTATACTGCCAGAACCACATTCCGAAATACAATCCGGGCGCCAGCGTTTTACCCTGAAAACCCGCTTCGCCTTTAATGGCGATAATCCTTCCATCCGGTAATTCTTTTGCAGATCCAAAGAGCACGAATTTTTTGGTAATCAACCCGATCCTGTCTTCAGGTACGATAACCATCCCAAATAAGAAACGTAAAATATATTTGTATAAAACGATGCACAACAGTGCCACTAAAACCCACCAGTAATTAGAAATGAGCGCTTCCATAATGTTCTATATTTTTCTTTTTTTTAAAGCCTGATAAACCATTTATCAAGCACGATATAGATATCAAATGATATGCTTTGTTACTATTTTTAACACTTATTTTTAAACTATTTTTTATTGATTTTAAGCCCTAAAAAATGACTCAGGATCGATTAAAAGCAAAATATCATCTGCAGATGACATTTTACAGAACAACTTAACTGAACGCTTATAAAGGCCAAAAACTACCCATTTAGGTTTATGTAACTGGTACCAGAAATTTTAAATGTATATATTACAATTAATGTAAAAAACATGTCCTTTTTTGGACCTATACAATTGACCGAATTGGGATACACCAAAAAATCAGTTTTTGTTATTTTATATAAAAAGCTGCTGAGATAAATGTGTTTCCAGGAAAGACAGGAACCCAGGTTAACTAAACCCAATTGGATGAATGCCTGATTTCTTCAATCAATAAAAAATTGACAGGTTTTAGCCGGTGCGACACAGACCAAGGGACTTAGACCATAGAATTTGGAAGAAAGATTATATACCTATTTCTTCTCTGTATTCCAGTTGTAGTTCGAACAGGCATTTTGCGCAGAGGCAGCCATCATAAAGTTCGGAGATGTACTGTACTTCGTTAATGCT
Proteins encoded in this region:
- a CDS encoding SPFH domain-containing protein, coding for MEALISNYWWVLVALLCIVLYKYILRFLFGMVIVPEDRIGLITKKFVLFGSAKELPDGRIIAIKGEAGFQGKTLAPGLYFGMWFWQYSVTMEQFTIIPEGKIGLIMAKDGSEIPTGNILGQKVESDNFQDAVKFLENGGQRGRQTSYITSGSYRINTMLFQVSVTDMIRIQESMVGIVTTLDGLPIEANQIAGKLVEGHNNFQDFDAFIKMGGNRGLQPQVILAGSYNLNPWAIQLEEIPMTEIAIGYVGVVISFIGKEGDDLTGVDFKHGNIVAKGSKGVWLEPLGPGKYPINKYIMKVELVPTTNLVLNWASARSEAHNLDKNLSTITVRSRDGFPFNLDVAQIIHVPTTEAPKVIARFGNMVNLVSQVLEPTIGNYFRNSAQGSDVIAFLSTRKERQESAKEHIRKVLDEYNVNAVDTLIGDIVPPESLMKTLTDRKIAEEQKVTYETQKQAQETRQGMEKETAIADMQKDIVKAQQSVEIAERTASATVKKSEGDAAGVKLAVGAEAEATKMRAHAEAEATKARAQADSEAIKLRASAEAEQISLTGSAEAGKILAVGKSTAEAYELAVKALGGENFTRYKITEELSKGNVKLIPDVLIGGNGGNHGGSAMDGLLGLKLMELMDPQARKEVVAVAEIVETKPKPKKDNINP